A single window of Pedosphaera parvula Ellin514 DNA harbors:
- a CDS encoding NAD(P)H-dependent oxidoreductase yields the protein MNTTLNREQLISQLNWRYATKEFDTQRKISPEDWATLEDALVLTPSSAGLEPWKFVVVADPAKRQELIGASWGQRQIVEASHLVVFAAKTNLSTRDVDAYIDRIAKTRGVPVESLAGFRDMMIGGIIQGKHDVARQEWASRQVYIALGNFLNSAAVLEIDACPMEGFDPVKYNEILGLTEKGLSAVVVAAAGYRAATDKYAALKKVRSPKNEVVVRV from the coding sequence ATGAACACTACATTGAATCGCGAACAACTGATCAGCCAACTCAATTGGCGCTATGCGACGAAGGAATTTGATACGCAGCGCAAGATCAGCCCGGAAGATTGGGCGACGCTTGAGGATGCGCTGGTGCTTACGCCATCGTCAGCTGGTTTGGAACCGTGGAAATTTGTTGTGGTAGCTGATCCGGCGAAGAGGCAGGAGCTTATCGGGGCATCGTGGGGGCAGCGGCAGATTGTTGAAGCTTCGCACCTGGTGGTGTTCGCGGCGAAGACGAATCTGAGCACACGTGATGTGGATGCTTATATTGACCGGATTGCCAAGACGCGCGGAGTTCCGGTGGAATCGCTGGCCGGATTTCGTGACATGATGATTGGAGGCATCATTCAAGGGAAGCATGATGTTGCGCGGCAGGAATGGGCATCGCGGCAGGTTTATATCGCGCTGGGAAATTTCCTGAACAGTGCGGCGGTGCTGGAAATCGATGCCTGTCCGATGGAGGGTTTTGATCCGGTGAAATATAATGAAATTCTTGGGCTGACTGAAAAGGGATTGAGCGCGGTGGTGGTGGCCGCGGCTGGATATCGGGCGGCTACGGACAAATATGCGGCCTTGAAAAAAGTGCGGTCACCGAAGAACGAGGTGGTGGTGAGGGTTTGA
- a CDS encoding oxidoreductase, which translates to MNEKDTVLITGVSSGIGRETARLLSERGFRVFGTVRNRPPANSAISGVETVMMDVTDEGSVGNAVQFVLQQTGKIHALINNAGYALAGALEETSIEEARQQFDTNFFGVLRMIQAVLPTMRQQGYGRIVNISSVAGFLPLPYRGMYAASKHALEGYTEALDHEIRQFGIRALLIEPAFTKTEIESHGKAASTVLDVYSKQKQRVAESIQRQIAKGDDPRAVAEVVYRALIAPSPHLRYPVGSGVGLRRLRSFVPERMFDRRFSKQFHLDEATQR; encoded by the coding sequence ATGAACGAGAAAGATACTGTGTTGATAACGGGTGTCTCCTCCGGCATTGGGAGGGAGACGGCACGACTGCTCTCCGAACGAGGCTTTCGCGTTTTTGGGACGGTGCGGAACCGACCTCCAGCCAACTCAGCAATTTCCGGGGTTGAAACGGTAATGATGGATGTGACGGACGAAGGAAGTGTGGGGAATGCCGTGCAATTCGTCCTGCAGCAGACTGGTAAGATTCACGCATTGATTAACAATGCTGGTTATGCGCTGGCTGGCGCGCTGGAGGAAACGAGCATCGAGGAAGCGCGGCAGCAGTTTGACACTAATTTCTTTGGAGTGTTGCGGATGATCCAGGCCGTCCTTCCGACAATGCGACAGCAGGGTTACGGTCGCATTGTGAACATCAGTTCGGTAGCGGGTTTTCTGCCTCTGCCTTACCGGGGGATGTATGCCGCGAGCAAGCACGCCCTGGAGGGTTACACCGAAGCGCTGGACCACGAGATCAGGCAATTCGGGATTCGAGCGTTGCTGATTGAACCCGCATTCACGAAGACCGAAATCGAAAGTCACGGCAAGGCCGCGTCCACGGTGCTGGACGTTTATTCAAAGCAGAAACAACGAGTGGCAGAGAGCATTCAACGCCAGATTGCCAAGGGAGATGATCCGCGGGCGGTGGCCGAAGTTGTTTATCGCGCGCTCATTGCCCCATCGCCGCACCTCCGTTACCCGGTCGGCAGCGGCGTGGGGTTACGGCGACTGCGGAGCTTCGTGCCGGAGCGGATGTTTGACAGGAGGTTTTCCAAACAGTTTCACCTGGATGAAGCCACCCAGAGGTGA
- a CDS encoding ArsR/SmtB family transcription factor → MNAVFKALADESRRKLLDELHQNNGQTLTQLCAHLDMTRQAVTKHLALLEAANLVATVWHGREKLHYLNPTPLHEIYERWISKYERHRLQALSDLKKGLEENQKE, encoded by the coding sequence ATGAATGCAGTGTTCAAGGCTTTGGCTGACGAAAGCCGTCGCAAATTGCTCGATGAGTTGCACCAGAACAATGGCCAGACGTTGACCCAATTGTGTGCCCACCTCGACATGACGCGACAGGCTGTCACCAAGCATCTGGCCTTGCTCGAAGCGGCGAATCTTGTCGCCACCGTCTGGCACGGACGTGAAAAACTGCATTACCTCAATCCGACGCCGCTGCACGAGATCTACGAGCGTTGGATTAGCAAGTATGAACGCCATCGCCTTCAGGCCTTGAGCGATCTCAAAAAGGGTCTCGAAGAAAACCAGAAAGAATAA
- a CDS encoding DoxX family protein: MNTKRESKQIGWANIGLWALQIFLALAFLAAGSAKLSGQPMMVAVFDKVGVGQWFRYLTGGIEVISAVLLLIPRTTAFAAFTLAVTMTGAVLAHLLVLGGSPVAPAVLLVLALVIAWGRKTRRTKVLAGELQQA, from the coding sequence ATGAATACAAAACGCGAGAGCAAGCAAATTGGATGGGCAAACATTGGATTGTGGGCGTTGCAGATATTTCTGGCGCTGGCCTTTTTGGCGGCGGGTTCGGCGAAGTTGTCCGGACAACCGATGATGGTTGCGGTATTTGACAAGGTTGGGGTGGGGCAGTGGTTTCGCTATCTCACCGGGGGCATTGAAGTTATTTCGGCGGTTCTGTTGCTGATTCCACGGACGACCGCCTTCGCAGCGTTCACCCTGGCGGTGACGATGACGGGGGCTGTGTTGGCGCATCTATTGGTTCTTGGCGGGTCGCCTGTGGCCCCTGCTGTGCTCCTTGTGTTGGCACTGGTTATTGCATGGGGACGCAAGACGAGGCGTACAAAGGTGTTGGCCGGGGAACTGCAACAAGCCTGA
- a CDS encoding alpha/beta fold hydrolase, with the protein MKIATNRTSTSEQNRVHYKHATLNGLDIFYREAGPADAPVILLLHGFPTSSNMFRNLIPRLAGSFHLIAPDYPGFGQSSMPDHNAFAYTFENLTNVIEQLVEKLGLTKYSLYLMDYGAPIGYRLALRHPDRVQALIIQNGNAYDEGLLQFWDPIKKYWANPTPENRKALHVLVDPKSTRWQYENGVADLTLLDPTTWTLDQLGLDRPGNRDIQMDLFYDYRTNVPLYPEFQAFFRDQQPPTLITWGKNDFIFPPEGAAPYARDLKNVETHLLDTGHFALETHGDEIANLIETFLHEQHFAVPTNRLVI; encoded by the coding sequence ATGAAAATCGCAACCAACCGCACATCTACCTCTGAACAAAACCGCGTGCATTACAAACACGCTACTTTGAATGGATTGGACATCTTCTATCGCGAGGCCGGCCCGGCGGATGCGCCGGTTATCCTGCTTTTGCATGGCTTCCCGACGTCATCAAACATGTTTCGCAATCTCATCCCCCGCCTTGCCGGCTCATTCCACCTGATAGCCCCCGATTATCCCGGCTTCGGCCAAAGCAGCATGCCGGACCATAACGCTTTTGCATACACGTTCGAGAATCTGACGAATGTCATAGAGCAACTCGTGGAAAAACTGGGGCTCACCAAATACTCACTTTACTTGATGGACTACGGCGCGCCGATTGGCTACCGCCTCGCGTTGCGACATCCCGATCGTGTGCAGGCACTCATTATACAAAACGGCAACGCGTACGACGAAGGCCTCTTGCAGTTCTGGGATCCCATCAAGAAATACTGGGCCAACCCGACACCCGAAAATCGCAAAGCGCTCCACGTCTTGGTCGATCCAAAGTCAACACGCTGGCAATATGAAAACGGCGTCGCTGACCTGACTTTGCTGGATCCAACCACCTGGACCTTGGATCAGCTCGGGCTGGACCGTCCCGGGAATAGAGACATCCAAATGGACCTGTTCTACGACTACCGGACCAACGTCCCTCTCTATCCCGAATTCCAAGCCTTCTTTCGGGATCAGCAGCCGCCAACTTTGATTACCTGGGGAAAGAATGATTTTATTTTTCCACCTGAAGGTGCCGCACCCTACGCGCGCGACTTGAAGAACGTTGAGACCCATTTATTGGATACCGGTCATTTTGCACTCGAAACCCACGGCGACGAGATTGCCAATTTGATCGAAACCTTCCTTCATGAGCAGCATTTCGCAGTCCCAACCAACCGGCTCGTAATTTAG
- a CDS encoding pyridoxamine 5'-phosphate oxidase family protein, producing MTRRFASLMFSPVVKALQSRYGSRRQYARLEQSSVSPDQLGPEESAFIAERDSFYMATVGQGGWPYVQHRGGPKGFLKVIDERTIAFADFSGNRQFVSAGNLTTDNRVALFLMDYPAQTRLKILGYTDIFEGEQAAEWIKRIRDPAYKAVIERVFVIRIEAFDWNCPQHITPRFTAEQIQEAVAPMERRLVELEQQNKALQVALDDLNKTR from the coding sequence ATGACACGAAGGTTCGCATCATTGATGTTCAGTCCGGTCGTCAAGGCCTTGCAGTCGCGGTATGGCAGCCGCCGGCAATACGCAAGGCTGGAGCAGTCCTCAGTTTCACCGGATCAGCTGGGTCCGGAGGAATCCGCGTTCATTGCAGAGCGCGATAGCTTCTACATGGCGACCGTTGGACAAGGCGGTTGGCCTTACGTTCAGCATCGGGGAGGTCCGAAGGGTTTTCTGAAGGTCATCGACGAGCGGACGATCGCGTTCGCTGATTTTTCTGGCAACAGGCAGTTCGTCAGCGCCGGCAATCTGACGACCGACAATCGCGTGGCTCTGTTTTTGATGGACTATCCTGCGCAGACACGCCTGAAGATTTTGGGCTACACCGATATCTTTGAAGGTGAGCAGGCAGCCGAATGGATCAAAAGGATCCGCGATCCGGCGTATAAGGCGGTGATCGAGCGAGTGTTTGTGATTCGTATCGAAGCATTCGATTGGAATTGCCCTCAGCACATCACTCCCCGTTTCACAGCCGAGCAAATTCAGGAAGCAGTCGCGCCTATGGAAAGGCGGCTGGTGGAATTGGAACAACAAAACAAGGCCCTCCAAGTGGCACTGGATGACCTGAACAAAACGCGCTGA
- a CDS encoding SRPBCC family protein, with protein MEKPELVYVTYIRTTPENLWAAITKPEFARKYWAGNENVSDWKKGSKWQHVDGDDRSEVMVVGEVLESTPPKRLVLTWVDPDNAADVSRVTFEIEPMKDVVCLTVKHGDFKPGSTMTAKVSGGWPRVLSSMKSFLETGQPLNVFPGCS; from the coding sequence ATGGAAAAGCCTGAACTCGTTTATGTGACTTATATTCGCACGACCCCGGAAAACCTGTGGGCCGCCATTACCAAACCCGAATTCGCCCGGAAGTATTGGGCAGGTAATGAGAATGTCTCCGACTGGAAGAAAGGGTCCAAATGGCAGCACGTTGATGGGGATGACAGGAGTGAAGTCATGGTGGTCGGCGAGGTCCTGGAAAGCACACCGCCAAAACGTTTGGTGTTGACCTGGGTGGATCCTGACAACGCAGCGGATGTTTCCCGCGTGACTTTTGAAATTGAGCCTATGAAAGACGTGGTCTGCCTCACGGTAAAACATGGCGACTTCAAGCCTGGTTCGACCATGACTGCCAAGGTTTCCGGAGGCTGGCCACGCGTGCTCTCCAGCATGAAATCCTTCCTCGAAACCGGCCAACCCCTCAATGTCTTCCCCGGATGTTCGTAG
- a CDS encoding PQQ-dependent sugar dehydrogenase, which produces MKPHTNYILMGLCCIALFSPLSSRAATVWNGPVITYNQPASDPTQAANRDQLTPNVSLTRAISSGMFNGVTETAYTHNFSPADTEWAVGSLADYATLTYTDWETAGAGNPVINLPGQQLVLHLKSDDIYLSLKFTYLGGHFAGGFTYDRSTPAAANVPPTVAISSPANSASFTAPAIVPITATAQDSDGSVTNVSFFDGGTFLGGTNNIPYTVTAALSAGSHALTAVATDNLGLSTTSSVVNVTVSNGNTPPSVTITNPIDNAILSSSLAVSIRASASDTDGAVTNVQFFDGLLSLGNATNSPYSVTASLAVGLHTLTAVASDNLGAKATSAPVHVTMGRYLPPITNGDISLLLQPIATGLAAPDYAINPPGDHSRLFVIEQNGLLRVIQNGTMLPEPALDIQSRVSPPLVRTNANDERGFLGLAFHPGYTNPASPGYRTLYTYNSEQIPAATMPTYPVPTTATNNYKNVVNEWKISSTNASVVDPTSRREVISFGKNAGNHNGGTLAFGPDGYMYLALGDGGDANDVGLSHIVPGGNAQNLSTPLGKFLRFDPLNPALTPGSSDPISANGQYRIPANNPFQGPGQLKEIYAYGMRNPYRFSFDHVTGDLIHSDVGQNNVEEIDRIVMGGNYGWPIKEGDFLFNRTNGPAGAAGTIGAPPGNRSPGSPAGLIDPISGTLGTLEYDHNDGISIIGGFVYRGSAIPELYGKYIFGDLALKTAPVRADGRIFYADLQTGLIKAFPLPQFGGSAVLPNGLTVHGFGQDADGELYALVTNTSANGTGGIVYKLASLRRLVAKLSGNSLDISWPVAGGRLQVQTNGLGSNWFDVPNTTGTNHVVVPIDPANTNVSYRLALP; this is translated from the coding sequence ATGAAACCGCACACCAATTACATACTCATGGGTCTTTGCTGTATCGCGTTGTTCAGTCCTCTGAGCAGCCGTGCGGCTACCGTCTGGAACGGCCCGGTGATCACCTACAATCAACCAGCGTCCGACCCGACCCAGGCCGCAAATCGAGATCAACTTACGCCTAACGTCTCGCTCACGCGCGCAATCTCCTCGGGCATGTTTAACGGCGTCACTGAAACGGCTTATACCCATAATTTCAGCCCTGCCGATACCGAATGGGCGGTGGGCTCACTCGCCGACTACGCAACCTTGACTTACACCGATTGGGAGACCGCCGGCGCAGGAAATCCAGTGATCAACCTGCCCGGCCAGCAACTGGTTCTTCATCTAAAATCAGATGACATTTATCTCTCGCTTAAATTTACCTACCTGGGCGGACACTTCGCCGGTGGTTTTACTTATGACCGCTCCACACCGGCGGCGGCTAATGTGCCGCCCACCGTCGCCATCAGCTCACCGGCCAACAGCGCATCATTCACCGCGCCAGCAATTGTTCCCATTACTGCCACCGCCCAGGACTCGGATGGCAGCGTGACGAACGTATCCTTCTTCGACGGCGGAACCTTTCTTGGCGGAACCAACAACATTCCTTACACCGTGACGGCCGCTCTCTCCGCCGGCAGCCACGCGCTCACGGCGGTGGCCACGGACAACCTCGGTCTCTCCACCACGTCCAGCGTCGTGAATGTGACGGTCAGTAACGGAAATACGCCGCCGAGCGTGACCATCACCAACCCGATTGACAATGCCATCCTGAGCAGTTCCCTTGCGGTGTCCATCCGGGCCTCCGCCAGCGATACGGATGGGGCCGTGACGAACGTCCAGTTCTTCGACGGACTCCTGTCACTGGGCAACGCCACCAACAGTCCGTACAGCGTCACGGCCAGCCTTGCGGTTGGCTTGCATACGCTGACTGCAGTGGCCTCGGACAATCTCGGCGCCAAAGCGACCTCCGCACCTGTACATGTAACCATGGGCAGGTACCTGCCACCGATTACGAACGGGGACATCAGCCTCCTCCTGCAGCCCATTGCCACCGGCCTGGCCGCGCCCGACTACGCCATCAACCCTCCGGGTGACCACAGCCGCCTGTTCGTGATCGAGCAAAACGGATTGCTGCGAGTCATCCAGAACGGCACCATGCTCCCTGAACCGGCTCTCGACATTCAGAGCCGCGTGTCGCCGCCGCTGGTAAGGACCAACGCCAACGACGAGCGCGGTTTCCTCGGACTGGCCTTTCATCCTGGTTACACCAATCCGGCCAGCCCCGGATATCGTACGCTCTATACCTACAACAGCGAACAAATACCGGCAGCAACGATGCCTACTTACCCCGTCCCGACTACCGCCACCAACAACTATAAGAACGTCGTCAACGAGTGGAAGATTTCGTCCACGAACGCCAGTGTCGTTGATCCTACGTCGCGCCGCGAGGTCATCTCCTTTGGCAAGAACGCGGGCAATCACAACGGCGGCACGCTCGCCTTCGGCCCGGACGGCTACATGTATCTCGCCTTGGGCGATGGCGGCGATGCCAACGATGTCGGATTGAGCCACATCGTGCCGGGCGGCAACGCCCAGAACCTGAGCACACCGTTGGGTAAATTCCTGCGGTTTGACCCGCTCAACCCAGCCCTGACGCCCGGCAGTTCGGATCCGATCAGTGCCAACGGCCAATACCGCATCCCGGCCAACAATCCGTTCCAAGGGCCGGGCCAGTTGAAGGAGATCTACGCCTATGGAATGCGCAATCCCTATCGCTTTTCCTTCGACCACGTTACTGGCGACCTGATTCACTCCGACGTTGGCCAAAACAACGTCGAGGAGATTGATCGCATCGTGATGGGCGGCAATTATGGCTGGCCGATCAAGGAAGGAGATTTCCTTTTCAACCGCACCAACGGTCCGGCCGGGGCCGCTGGCACCATCGGGGCTCCGCCAGGAAATCGCAGCCCGGGAAGTCCCGCGGGTCTCATCGACCCGATTTCCGGCACCTTGGGGACACTGGAATACGATCACAATGATGGCATCTCCATTATTGGCGGCTTCGTTTATCGCGGCAGTGCGATTCCGGAGTTGTATGGGAAATATATCTTCGGCGACCTGGCCCTGAAAACAGCCCCCGTGCGGGCGGATGGCCGTATCTTTTACGCCGATCTTCAGACCGGTCTGATCAAGGCATTTCCATTGCCCCAGTTTGGCGGTTCGGCGGTTTTGCCAAACGGCCTCACCGTGCATGGCTTCGGGCAGGATGCTGATGGCGAGCTGTACGCGCTCGTGACCAACACCTCGGCAAACGGGACCGGCGGGATCGTTTACAAATTGGCCTCGCTGCGCCGCCTGGTGGCCAAGTTGTCGGGCAACAGCCTCGACATCTCCTGGCCAGTCGCGGGTGGGCGTCTGCAAGTCCAGACCAACGGTCTTGGCTCGAATTGGTTTGATGTGCCGAATACGACGGGAACCAATCATGTCGTGGTTCCCATTGACCCGGCCAACACCAACGTGTCCTACCGTCTGGCCTTGCCGTGA
- a CDS encoding zinc-dependent alcohol dehydrogenase family protein yields the protein MPTLIRFHKTGGPEVLQYDQVPARALQSGEIRLKVEAIGLNRAEVMFRAGQYVEAPVLPSMLGYEAAGVIEEVGPDVKGLKPGDRAASIPGFSMTRYGAYGDSVVLPAALMAKTPDRVSSIEAAASWMQYCTAYMLIEYGGMKRGDTVLITAAASSVGLAAIQLANVVGARPIATTRNADKVQALLEAGASAVINTKESNLVEQMRQLTNGKGADIIFDPVIGPQLEALCEAAAPSAQVFLYGLLDPRPVPFPLITALTKDLTFRTYKMSLLTGNPERLEHLKAWITQQLESGALKPKIARVFPFKQMVEAHRYMESSEQIGKIVVSVP from the coding sequence ATGCCCACACTGATCCGTTTCCACAAGACCGGCGGCCCGGAAGTTCTCCAGTATGACCAGGTACCGGCTCGCGCACTGCAATCCGGAGAAATCCGGCTGAAGGTCGAGGCCATTGGTCTCAATCGTGCGGAAGTCATGTTCCGCGCGGGGCAGTATGTCGAAGCGCCGGTGCTGCCCTCGATGCTTGGCTACGAAGCTGCCGGCGTGATCGAAGAAGTTGGCCCCGATGTAAAGGGTTTGAAGCCGGGCGACCGCGCGGCAAGTATTCCCGGATTTTCGATGACTCGCTACGGGGCGTATGGCGATTCGGTGGTGCTTCCCGCTGCCCTCATGGCCAAGACACCAGACCGTGTGTCCTCGATCGAAGCTGCCGCTTCCTGGATGCAATATTGCACCGCTTACATGCTCATTGAATATGGTGGGATGAAGCGCGGGGATACCGTCCTGATCACCGCCGCAGCCAGCAGCGTTGGATTGGCGGCAATCCAACTGGCAAATGTGGTTGGCGCGAGACCGATTGCCACAACCAGGAACGCGGACAAGGTGCAGGCCTTGCTTGAGGCAGGAGCAAGCGCGGTCATCAACACGAAGGAAAGCAATCTGGTGGAGCAAATGCGCCAATTGACCAATGGGAAGGGAGCGGACATTATTTTTGATCCGGTTATTGGGCCACAGTTGGAGGCATTGTGCGAAGCCGCCGCGCCGTCCGCTCAAGTTTTTCTCTATGGATTGCTGGATCCGCGGCCGGTTCCATTTCCCTTGATCACAGCGCTTACGAAGGATCTCACGTTTCGTACCTATAAGATGTCGCTGCTCACGGGAAATCCAGAACGTCTGGAACACCTGAAGGCCTGGATAACTCAGCAGCTCGAAAGCGGGGCGTTAAAGCCGAAGATCGCGCGTGTATTTCCCTTTAAACAAATGGTCGAAGCACATCGTTACATGGAATCGAGCGAGCAGATCGGCAAGATTGTAGTCAGCGTGCCGTGA
- a CDS encoding LysR family transcriptional regulator translates to MLAQLRSFLVVVEEGSLHRAAARLRISQSALTRQMQALEHDLGGRLLERTSAGVKPTSAGYAAINKLRPALAQFDDAMGEVRRLLRGENEQLRIGYIASAAKKFLEPALIALRKQHPKLKLKLLDLTPGEQIAGLRRGEIDLAMTPLEGNLSRDFHIKKLATLPMLAVLPTDHPLAGKPNVWMKQLKDERFVGGSEKDLPGYNRWFTQLCRKTGRFKPRFIQDATNLPEALELVSNEGAVTLLSADMQEHMTACFAMVPIADPEATFDLFVVWQRGRTSDSLRTLLDSLSAIYARSPMNLQKSKKLDQVPNPRPLRLLA, encoded by the coding sequence ATGCTTGCGCAACTCCGTTCCTTTCTCGTGGTGGTCGAAGAAGGCAGTCTTCACCGGGCCGCCGCGCGCCTCCGCATCTCCCAATCCGCCCTCACCCGTCAGATGCAGGCGCTGGAGCACGATCTGGGCGGAAGACTTTTGGAACGCACCTCCGCCGGCGTCAAACCCACTAGCGCCGGCTACGCGGCCATCAACAAACTCCGCCCGGCCTTGGCGCAATTCGATGATGCCATGGGCGAGGTCAGAAGATTGCTGCGCGGGGAAAATGAACAACTACGCATCGGCTACATCGCCTCCGCCGCCAAAAAATTTCTCGAACCCGCCCTGATTGCGCTGCGAAAACAGCATCCCAAATTAAAACTCAAACTCCTGGACCTCACTCCCGGCGAGCAAATCGCCGGACTCCGACGCGGCGAAATCGATCTCGCCATGACTCCCCTGGAAGGCAACCTGTCACGCGACTTTCACATTAAAAAGCTCGCCACCTTGCCAATGCTGGCCGTCCTTCCTACCGACCACCCGCTCGCCGGCAAACCAAACGTCTGGATGAAACAACTCAAGGACGAAAGATTTGTCGGCGGTTCTGAAAAAGATTTGCCCGGCTACAATCGCTGGTTCACCCAACTCTGCCGCAAGACTGGTCGTTTCAAACCTCGCTTTATTCAGGACGCCACCAACCTGCCCGAAGCACTCGAACTCGTTTCCAACGAAGGCGCCGTCACTCTGCTTTCCGCCGACATGCAGGAACACATGACCGCCTGCTTCGCCATGGTACCCATCGCGGACCCCGAAGCCACCTTCGATTTGTTCGTCGTCTGGCAACGCGGCCGCACCTCCGATTCCCTCCGCACCCTCCTCGACTCCCTCTCCGCCATCTACGCCCGCAGCCCTATGAATCTCCAAAAATCCAAAAAGCTCGATCAAGTTCCAAATCCTCGACCATTAAGGCTTCTGGCGTGA